From Halobacillus sp. Marseille-Q1614, the proteins below share one genomic window:
- a CDS encoding stage V sporulation protein D: MRRVSQVIVRKRLVTVFFVGFLIFLVIAGRLGYVQFVLSDFLVEKAEESWGRDITFEPERGKILDTNGEVLVGNQSAPTVMVVPRQIKDPEKTAKKLADVLEMSVEKAYTHVTKQVSIEKLHPEGRKISDEQAYAIQMLDLPGVYVAEDSIRYYPNGAFLSHVLGFSGIDNQGLLGLEAYYDEELKGKEGALSFFSDAKGKRMPDMADTYTPPVDGKNLQLTIDHKVQSIVERELDMAVAKYNPDGVIAIAVDPQTGKVKAMASRPNFHPSNYQDVEASVYNRNLPVWSTYEPGSTFKIITLAAALEEGLVDLHDDHFHDSGSAKVGGATLRCWKRGGHGSQTYLEVVQNSCNPGFVQLGERLGKERLFEYINKFGFGQKTGIDLEGEGKGILFKTEQVGPVEQATTAFGQGVSVTPIQQVMAVAAAVNGGNYYEPYVQEAWLDPISGEVLEKNEPKLVKRVISEETSKKVRESLESVVAKGTGRSAYVEGYRVGGKTGTAQKVGEDGQYMKNNHIVSFIGFAPADDPELVVYLAVDNPKGTVQFGGVVAAPIVGAIMEDSLRAMGVKERKDGLEKEYAWPEEPLVEVPDVTGMSRKEIKEMLTNLKVESNGKGDKVVSQAPKAGTKVKSGSAIRLYFNDN, from the coding sequence ATGAGGAGAGTATCACAGGTAATCGTCAGAAAACGGTTAGTCACTGTTTTTTTTGTAGGTTTTTTAATATTTCTCGTTATTGCTGGGCGGCTAGGATACGTGCAGTTTGTTTTAAGTGACTTTTTAGTAGAGAAAGCAGAAGAGTCGTGGGGCAGGGATATTACGTTTGAACCGGAACGAGGGAAAATATTAGATACAAATGGAGAGGTTCTGGTAGGAAACCAATCCGCTCCTACCGTTATGGTTGTGCCTCGTCAAATTAAAGATCCTGAAAAAACAGCAAAGAAGTTAGCGGATGTTCTTGAAATGAGCGTGGAAAAAGCCTATACCCATGTTACGAAGCAGGTATCGATCGAAAAGCTTCATCCTGAAGGCCGAAAAATCTCTGATGAGCAGGCGTACGCGATACAAATGTTGGACTTGCCTGGTGTTTATGTAGCCGAGGATTCGATTCGTTACTATCCTAACGGAGCGTTTCTTTCCCATGTGCTGGGTTTTAGCGGAATTGATAATCAGGGGCTGCTAGGTTTGGAAGCTTACTATGACGAAGAGTTAAAAGGAAAAGAAGGGGCATTGTCTTTCTTCTCTGACGCAAAAGGGAAGCGGATGCCGGATATGGCCGACACTTATACCCCTCCTGTAGATGGGAAGAACCTGCAGCTGACAATTGACCATAAAGTCCAGTCGATTGTAGAGAGAGAATTGGATATGGCTGTAGCTAAATACAATCCAGACGGGGTAATAGCGATTGCTGTTGATCCACAGACAGGAAAGGTAAAAGCGATGGCGTCACGCCCGAATTTCCACCCAAGTAATTATCAGGACGTGGAAGCTTCCGTATATAATAGAAATCTGCCGGTTTGGAGTACATATGAACCTGGTTCTACTTTCAAAATTATTACGTTAGCTGCCGCACTTGAAGAAGGGCTCGTGGATCTGCATGATGATCATTTTCATGATTCAGGTTCCGCTAAAGTAGGCGGAGCTACTTTACGCTGTTGGAAGCGTGGCGGGCACGGCAGCCAGACGTATCTTGAAGTTGTTCAGAACTCGTGTAACCCGGGGTTTGTGCAGCTTGGTGAAAGACTTGGAAAAGAACGATTATTTGAATATATAAATAAGTTTGGCTTTGGTCAGAAAACAGGTATTGATTTAGAAGGAGAAGGAAAAGGAATTCTGTTTAAGACAGAACAAGTCGGTCCTGTTGAGCAGGCAACCACCGCGTTTGGACAGGGGGTTTCCGTTACCCCTATCCAGCAGGTGATGGCTGTTGCCGCAGCGGTTAACGGCGGTAATTACTATGAGCCGTATGTACAGGAAGCGTGGCTTGATCCGATAAGCGGAGAAGTACTTGAGAAAAATGAACCAAAACTAGTAAAAAGAGTTATTTCTGAAGAAACCTCCAAAAAAGTAAGGGAGTCTCTCGAATCTGTAGTAGCGAAAGGAACAGGGAGAAGCGCCTATGTTGAAGGATACCGCGTCGGAGGGAAAACGGGGACAGCTCAAAAAGTCGGAGAAGACGGCCAGTATATGAAGAACAACCATATTGTATCTTTCATTGGGTTTGCACCGGCTGATGATCCGGAGCTTGTCGTTTATTTAGCGGTTGATAATCCAAAAGGCACCGTTCAATTTGGAGGTGTCGTAGCCGCTCCGATCGTAGGTGCGATTATGGAAGACAGCCTGCGTGCGATGGGGGTTAAAGAGAGAAAAGACGGCCTTGAGAAAGAATATGCATGGCCTGAGGAGCCGTTAGTGGAAGTACCTGATGTGACAGGAATGTCGAGAAAAGAAATTAAGGAGATGCTGACCAACCTGAAGGTAGAATCAAATGGAAAAGGAGATAAAGTCGTTTCACAAGCGCCAAAAGCAGGAACTAAAGTAAAAAGCGGTTCTGCTATCCGCCTGTATTTTAACGATAATTGA
- a CDS encoding penicillin-binding transpeptidase domain-containing protein produces MKSSNTHKGAAILIIGFSAIFLIIAGRFIYIQSTAEIEGVNLNEWAEEVRTSSYSLDAKRGNIYDKNGMVLAYDRPTYKMYAIVDPSYSRSEDDPAHVTDPEKTASALAPILDMEQSEIEERIVEAQEAGRFQVEFGNKGRELSQDVKDQIEALKLSGINFDEEAKRYYPNGTFASHIIGFARTEEGHITGVTGVEKQMEEYLREKKGQISYERDKYGSKLLNPNEVLTEPDDGENVHLTIDQKIQTFLEDAMATVDEQYEPEKIMAAVLDADTGQVLALGNRPSYNPNDLGEVQNWYNDIISDSFEPGSTMKMFTWAAAIEEGVYNGDASFKSGSYEVSGTKIHDHKPEGWGEITYDEGFERSSNVAASILGYEKLGPEKFRDYLSEFHLDEKSGIDLPGEGAGKLLYKYPIEKVTTTFGQGSTTTPMQLLTAATAIANDGKMMQPYTLSKITSSETGEIIKEKKPEVIDEPISPETASRMRDLLKRVVSGEHGTGKPFELSDYSMGGKTGTAQIPKEGGGYLTGKENHIFSFLGMAPVEDPELIMYVAVKQPKLDVTETGSEPVSHIVKSVMENSLHYLNINPDQSTDTKVKELEMKDYAGKKTEKVKKELEEEFDNVTVVGKGKEVVKTIPEPGTKVLSDQRIIVITDEPAMPDITGWSLRDVQKLAEHFELQVETMGNGYVVKQNLEKGSKLNKGGYLVVELSPPQ; encoded by the coding sequence ATGAAGAGTTCTAATACACATAAAGGTGCCGCGATTCTGATAATAGGTTTCTCTGCGATATTTCTCATCATTGCCGGACGGTTTATTTATATCCAGTCCACTGCTGAAATCGAAGGGGTCAATTTAAACGAATGGGCAGAAGAAGTGAGAACCAGTTCATATTCCTTAGATGCCAAGCGAGGGAACATCTATGATAAGAACGGGATGGTGCTCGCATATGATCGTCCGACGTATAAGATGTATGCGATTGTCGACCCATCTTATTCACGATCTGAGGATGATCCGGCTCATGTGACTGACCCGGAAAAGACGGCTTCCGCTCTGGCACCTATCCTGGATATGGAACAATCTGAAATCGAAGAGCGGATTGTGGAAGCTCAGGAAGCCGGCAGATTCCAGGTGGAGTTTGGTAATAAGGGAAGAGAGCTTTCCCAGGATGTGAAGGATCAAATCGAAGCTCTTAAATTAAGCGGTATTAATTTTGATGAAGAAGCCAAGCGTTATTATCCTAACGGCACGTTTGCTTCCCATATAATCGGTTTTGCCCGGACAGAAGAAGGGCATATTACAGGAGTTACCGGGGTGGAGAAGCAAATGGAGGAATACCTGCGTGAGAAGAAAGGACAGATTTCTTACGAACGGGATAAATACGGATCGAAGCTTCTTAATCCAAATGAAGTGCTTACAGAACCGGACGATGGGGAAAATGTTCATCTGACGATTGACCAGAAGATTCAGACGTTCCTCGAAGATGCCATGGCTACGGTTGACGAGCAGTATGAACCGGAGAAAATTATGGCGGCTGTCCTGGACGCTGATACAGGACAAGTGCTTGCGCTCGGGAACCGTCCAAGCTATAACCCTAATGATTTGGGAGAAGTCCAAAACTGGTATAATGACATCATTTCCGATTCATTTGAGCCGGGTTCCACGATGAAAATGTTCACGTGGGCGGCAGCGATTGAAGAAGGGGTCTATAACGGCGATGCTTCTTTTAAATCCGGATCTTATGAAGTTTCCGGAACCAAGATTCATGACCATAAGCCGGAGGGCTGGGGAGAAATCACATATGATGAAGGGTTTGAAAGATCGTCAAACGTAGCAGCTTCTATCTTAGGCTATGAAAAGCTTGGTCCTGAAAAATTCAGAGACTATCTTTCTGAATTTCATTTGGATGAAAAGTCCGGTATTGACTTACCGGGTGAAGGTGCCGGTAAACTGCTGTATAAATATCCAATAGAAAAAGTTACAACGACATTTGGACAAGGGTCTACAACGACCCCGATGCAGCTGTTAACCGCCGCTACAGCTATCGCTAATGACGGAAAGATGATGCAGCCGTACACGCTGTCTAAAATCACTTCGAGCGAGACTGGAGAAATAATCAAAGAGAAAAAACCCGAAGTAATAGATGAACCTATTTCACCGGAAACCGCCAGCCGGATGAGGGATTTACTCAAGCGGGTTGTTTCCGGAGAACACGGCACTGGTAAACCTTTTGAATTAAGTGACTATTCTATGGGAGGGAAAACAGGCACCGCCCAGATTCCTAAAGAAGGCGGAGGATACTTAACTGGAAAAGAAAATCACATCTTCTCATTCTTAGGTATGGCTCCTGTCGAAGACCCAGAGCTTATTATGTATGTGGCTGTAAAACAGCCGAAATTAGATGTTACAGAAACAGGGTCTGAGCCTGTTTCTCATATTGTAAAATCTGTGATGGAAAACAGCCTGCACTACTTAAACATTAATCCGGACCAGAGCACCGATACGAAGGTGAAAGAGCTTGAAATGAAAGATTATGCAGGGAAAAAGACAGAAAAGGTTAAGAAAGAGCTTGAGGAAGAGTTCGACAACGTAACCGTAGTCGGTAAAGGGAAAGAAGTTGTAAAAACGATCCCTGAACCAGGTACGAAAGTGTTATCGGATCAGCGGATTATTGTCATCACTGATGAACCGGCAATGCCTGATATAACAGGGTGGTCATTAAGAGATGTGCAGAAGCTCGCTGAACATTTTGAACTTCAGGTGGAAACGATGGGCAATGGCTACGTCGTTAAGCAGAATCTTGAAAAAGGCTCAAAATTAAATAAAGGGGGCTACCTCGTAGTGGAGTTATCTCCACCGCAATAG
- the ftsL gene encoding cell division protein FtsL, whose protein sequence is MSIERARNYQQPIEQQQPKKQVKVKVQKKQWVSTGEKALYSLATGIVIAASVFMVNFTSTTDTLNRDIQKMEQKIDQQKSANENLAYEAKELSNPDRILQIAKENGLKIQNAEVKQAGIIGN, encoded by the coding sequence GTGAGTATAGAGAGAGCGAGAAATTATCAGCAGCCAATTGAACAGCAGCAGCCAAAAAAACAAGTCAAAGTTAAAGTACAGAAAAAACAATGGGTCAGCACAGGGGAAAAAGCGCTGTATTCTTTGGCTACAGGAATCGTGATTGCTGCATCCGTATTTATGGTTAACTTCACGTCCACAACGGATACGCTGAATCGCGATATTCAAAAAATGGAGCAGAAAATTGATCAGCAGAAATCGGCGAATGAGAACCTTGCTTATGAAGCAAAAGAGTTAAGCAACCCTGACCGCATTCTTCAAATCGCTAAGGAAAACGGCTTAAAAATTCAAAACGCAGAGGTTAAGCAAGCAGGAATTATTGGAAATTAA
- the rsmH gene encoding 16S rRNA (cytosine(1402)-N(4))-methyltransferase RsmH, producing MFEHYSVLKTETIKQLHIKPNGIYVDCTLGGGGHSEAIVSMLKDGHLVAFDQDLNALEAAKERLKPFEGKVTFVHANFRQLEEKLDELGFDHIDGIVYDLGVSSPQLDVAERGFSYHNDAPLDMRMNQTEELSAWHVINEWSYEDLVRIFFKYGEEKFSKQIARKIEAARKDGPIETTGELVDLIKEGIPAPARRKGGHPAKRIFQAIRIAVNDELGAFQDTLHQAARVISIEGRIAVITFHSLEDRLCKQAFKKWSTNPPLPKNIPVIPQDKQPPFKLVTRKPIVAQEEELDDNRRSRSAKLRVVEKIKPWSDSFIYEEGWKRT from the coding sequence ATGTTTGAACATTACAGTGTCCTAAAAACTGAAACCATTAAGCAATTACATATAAAGCCTAATGGAATTTATGTAGATTGCACGTTAGGAGGGGGAGGCCACTCTGAGGCAATTGTATCTATGCTTAAAGACGGTCACTTAGTAGCTTTTGACCAGGATCTTAACGCATTAGAAGCAGCAAAAGAGAGATTAAAGCCTTTTGAAGGAAAAGTCACTTTTGTGCATGCCAACTTTAGACAGCTTGAGGAAAAGCTTGATGAACTAGGATTCGATCATATTGATGGAATTGTTTATGATCTAGGCGTATCCAGCCCGCAGCTCGATGTAGCAGAACGAGGGTTCAGCTACCATAACGATGCACCGCTGGATATGAGGATGAATCAGACAGAGGAGCTTTCGGCCTGGCACGTCATTAACGAGTGGTCTTACGAAGACTTAGTAAGGATCTTTTTTAAATACGGTGAAGAGAAGTTTTCTAAACAAATCGCAAGAAAGATTGAAGCGGCACGAAAGGATGGGCCGATTGAAACGACTGGAGAGCTTGTCGATCTCATTAAAGAAGGGATCCCGGCTCCGGCCAGAAGGAAAGGCGGCCATCCGGCGAAGAGGATCTTTCAGGCGATTAGAATTGCTGTAAATGATGAATTAGGGGCGTTTCAGGATACCCTTCATCAGGCGGCTAGAGTGATATCTATTGAAGGGCGTATAGCGGTCATTACGTTTCATTCTCTTGAAGACCGTTTATGCAAGCAGGCCTTTAAAAAGTGGAGCACGAACCCTCCGCTTCCAAAAAATATACCGGTTATCCCACAAGACAAGCAGCCGCCATTTAAATTAGTGACTCGCAAACCAATTGTTGCTCAAGAAGAGGAACTTGATGACAACCGTCGATCAAGGTCAGCGAAACTGCGGGTCGTAGAGAAAATAAAACCTTGGTCAGATTCTTTTATATATGAAGAAGGGTGGAAGCGTACGTGA
- the mraZ gene encoding division/cell wall cluster transcriptional repressor MraZ: MFMGEFQHNIDTKGRIIVPSKFRDELQDGFVLTRGLDQCIFAYPMSEWKLLEEKLKKLPLTKKDARAFTRFFLSGAVECEVDKQGRVNIPPPLRNHASLEKECVVIGVSNRIEFWSKELWEAYFEESEESFAEIAENMLDFDI, translated from the coding sequence ATGTTCATGGGCGAATTTCAACATAACATTGATACAAAAGGCCGGATTATTGTCCCATCAAAATTCCGCGATGAACTTCAAGACGGCTTCGTGCTGACGAGAGGTTTAGATCAATGTATATTCGCCTATCCTATGAGTGAGTGGAAATTATTGGAGGAAAAGCTGAAGAAATTACCGCTTACTAAAAAAGATGCCCGTGCATTTACCCGCTTTTTCTTATCAGGGGCCGTGGAATGTGAAGTGGACAAACAGGGACGTGTCAATATCCCTCCACCTCTTCGAAACCATGCTTCTTTGGAAAAGGAATGTGTAGTTATTGGGGTTTCCAATCGGATTGAGTTTTGGAGCAAGGAACTATGGGAGGCTTACTTTGAGGAATCAGAGGAGTCTTTCGCTGAAATTGCTGAGAATATGTTAGATTTTGATATTTGA
- the bshC gene encoding bacillithiol biosynthesis cysteine-adding enzyme BshC: MRIEPMSLPDVHSFVSDYKNNYHKVKNKFNYNPFKEDEWKKRLEEVQRREYQRKELVDVLTEENDRWGASEQTFHNIKKLGDRETTAVVAGQQAGLLTGPLYTVNKIISVLQLAKKKEKQLGVSVVPIFWIAGEDHDFAEINHIYQEKDGQPKKYQVNTQLNEKLSVSDLPFEKPVLFNWLSEVFAGLPETEHTNDLFRQLEEMIEESGSYTEFFAKIIHELFKESGLILMDAHSRKIRELESSYFKTLLQKNHEIGEGVHDALQDHQKRGYPVPLDSEVEDAHLFYHHQQERVLLTKRPDGTFSGKRDELTLTYEELYKTAEDMPWLLSNNVVSRPVMQELLLPVLAFIGGPGEINYWSVLKPAFEAAEVKMPPVVPRLSFTLADRKTVQLLREYRLNSSEVIKHGAGHLKLNWLASKSAPPIEQLVSQVNDEMHRLHSPLREKASEISPDIEALAKKNWEYIESSLEFLRKRMVQSIEDRYQHELDGFDHLQLSLRPNGSLQERVWNILPWINRYGLDLFLRINQEELDENKGHYFIEL, encoded by the coding sequence ATGCGAATCGAACCTATGAGTTTACCGGATGTTCATTCATTCGTTTCCGACTATAAAAATAACTATCATAAAGTAAAAAATAAATTTAATTATAATCCTTTTAAAGAGGATGAATGGAAGAAGAGGCTCGAGGAAGTTCAGCGTCGTGAGTATCAGAGAAAAGAGCTGGTAGACGTGCTTACAGAGGAGAACGACCGCTGGGGAGCTTCTGAGCAGACCTTCCATAATATAAAAAAGCTGGGCGACAGGGAAACGACGGCGGTCGTAGCCGGCCAGCAGGCGGGTTTATTGACGGGCCCTCTATACACGGTGAATAAAATTATTTCTGTTTTGCAGCTTGCGAAGAAGAAAGAGAAGCAGCTCGGTGTTTCTGTCGTTCCGATCTTCTGGATCGCGGGAGAAGATCACGACTTTGCAGAGATCAACCATATTTATCAAGAGAAAGATGGCCAGCCTAAAAAGTATCAAGTGAACACTCAATTAAATGAGAAGCTTTCGGTTTCTGACCTTCCTTTTGAGAAGCCGGTTTTGTTCAACTGGCTGTCTGAAGTTTTTGCGGGGCTTCCTGAGACCGAACATACGAATGATCTTTTTAGACAGCTTGAAGAAATGATCGAAGAGTCAGGCAGCTACACAGAATTCTTTGCTAAAATCATTCATGAATTGTTTAAAGAAAGCGGCCTTATTTTAATGGATGCCCACAGCCGGAAAATTCGTGAACTTGAATCCTCGTATTTTAAAACGCTGCTTCAAAAAAATCATGAAATTGGCGAAGGGGTCCATGACGCCTTACAGGATCATCAGAAACGGGGGTATCCCGTTCCTTTAGACAGTGAGGTGGAGGATGCGCACTTATTCTATCACCATCAGCAGGAGCGCGTGCTTTTAACGAAGCGCCCTGATGGCACTTTTTCAGGTAAAAGAGATGAGCTGACCCTGACGTATGAAGAACTTTACAAAACGGCAGAAGATATGCCATGGCTGTTAAGCAATAATGTTGTTTCACGGCCGGTCATGCAGGAACTTCTCCTGCCTGTCCTCGCGTTTATTGGCGGTCCGGGTGAAATTAACTACTGGTCTGTATTAAAGCCGGCATTTGAAGCAGCAGAAGTGAAAATGCCTCCTGTGGTGCCGCGTCTTTCCTTTACACTGGCTGACCGGAAAACGGTCCAGCTGCTCAGAGAATACCGTCTTAATAGTAGTGAAGTGATTAAGCATGGAGCGGGCCATTTGAAACTGAACTGGCTGGCTTCAAAGAGTGCTCCGCCGATTGAGCAGCTCGTAAGCCAAGTGAACGATGAAATGCATCGGCTGCACTCTCCTTTAAGGGAGAAGGCATCGGAAATCTCTCCGGATATCGAGGCGCTTGCAAAGAAGAACTGGGAGTATATTGAAAGCTCTCTGGAGTTTCTAAGAAAACGGATGGTTCAGTCGATCGAAGACCGCTATCAGCACGAACTCGATGGATTTGACCACCTTCAGTTATCACTTCGTCCAAACGGAAGCCTTCAGGAAAGAGTGTGGAATATTCTGCCGTGGATCAATCGATATGGTCTGGATCTATTTTTAAGAATTAATCAAGAGGAGCTGGATGAAAATAAGGGGCACTACTTTATTGAGTTATAG
- a CDS encoding DUF3397 domain-containing protein gives MSQFFIYTVAFIVTAPLFFLFILYFFSRKLYRNKRKAVRQTTQLMVPILILAVHVLFVVLFGKNYFPWIVVFLLGLLAFAMIIQYKIHEEVLIFKAFKSFLRLSFLFFTLAYVGLTLYGIIDRLFL, from the coding sequence ATGAGTCAATTCTTTATTTATACGGTCGCTTTTATCGTTACTGCTCCCTTATTCTTTTTGTTTATCCTATATTTCTTTTCCAGGAAACTTTACCGGAACAAGCGTAAAGCCGTTCGTCAGACGACACAGCTTATGGTTCCTATTCTCATCCTCGCGGTTCATGTGCTGTTTGTCGTTTTATTTGGGAAAAATTACTTCCCGTGGATTGTCGTCTTTCTCTTAGGACTGCTCGCTTTTGCCATGATTATTCAATATAAAATTCATGAAGAAGTCCTCATATTCAAGGCGTTTAAAAGTTTCTTAAGACTGAGCTTTTTATTTTTTACTCTCGCTTACGTCGGACTTACCTTATACGGTATTATTGACCGTTTATTCTTATAA
- a CDS encoding ketopantoate reductase family protein — translation MKVGILGGGSIGLLIASYLNKEHDVTLYVRTSEQKEQINIEGITCDTRHSYITACLSEEIHKTACDVMIITVKQYHLKEAIVHIPVNIPLLFLQNGMTHLSLLESIENPCAVGVVEHGALKTDLNKVSHTGKGSIHMAAFKGAVNLNEWQQRLTLKEFPFFVQKNYHSMLAEKLIINTVINPLTAIFRVKNAQVIENSHIKHLARRLCAEASLALDLKESEQWVRVKRIAENTGKNRSSMYKDIENGSKTEVEAICGYILHLLKEQAPFHKFVLESIRALEEKNRKGERL, via the coding sequence GTGAAAGTCGGCATTCTAGGGGGAGGCTCCATAGGTTTACTCATCGCATCTTATTTAAATAAAGAACATGACGTAACATTGTATGTGCGTACCTCTGAACAAAAAGAACAAATTAATATTGAAGGCATTACTTGCGATACCCGCCATTCATACATAACGGCCTGCTTAAGTGAAGAAATACATAAAACGGCTTGCGACGTAATGATCATAACGGTTAAACAATATCATCTTAAAGAAGCAATCGTGCACATACCTGTGAATATCCCGCTTCTTTTTCTCCAAAATGGGATGACTCATCTCTCCCTGCTTGAGAGCATCGAGAATCCATGTGCTGTCGGAGTTGTCGAGCACGGTGCTTTAAAGACAGACCTTAACAAGGTCAGTCATACTGGAAAAGGGTCGATTCATATGGCTGCTTTTAAAGGGGCGGTCAATCTTAACGAGTGGCAGCAAAGGCTCACACTGAAGGAGTTTCCTTTTTTTGTGCAAAAAAACTATCACTCCATGCTGGCTGAGAAGCTGATCATTAATACGGTGATCAATCCGTTAACAGCTATTTTTCGGGTGAAAAATGCTCAAGTAATTGAGAACTCTCATATTAAGCATCTGGCCCGCCGACTTTGTGCGGAAGCTTCCCTGGCACTGGATCTTAAAGAGAGTGAACAGTGGGTAAGGGTAAAAAGAATTGCCGAAAATACAGGGAAAAATCGTTCGTCTATGTACAAAGATATTGAAAATGGAAGCAAAACGGAAGTTGAGGCGATTTGCGGCTATATATTACATCTGCTCAAAGAACAGGCCCCTTTCCATAAATTCGTGTTAGAATCGATCAGGGCCCTTGAAGAAAAAAATCGAAAAGGAGAGCGCTTATGA
- a CDS encoding N-acetyltransferase — protein sequence MPTKLKVQPLLVNYKTLEEFKRFKEYGHQELAMLEDLESNIVENDSESPFFGIYFGNALVARMSLYKVSKKYDHYFNPPQDYLELWKLEVLPDYQGQGYGKALVDFAKNFKMPIKTNPRVKSATFWEKMGFSHANYDMERDLGENPLIWLPSGVEEREV from the coding sequence ATGCCTACAAAATTAAAAGTCCAGCCTCTTTTAGTAAATTATAAAACATTAGAAGAGTTTAAACGTTTTAAAGAATATGGACATCAGGAGTTAGCAATGCTTGAAGACTTAGAAAGTAATATCGTAGAGAACGACAGCGAATCACCGTTCTTCGGTATTTATTTTGGAAACGCTTTAGTAGCACGAATGAGCCTTTATAAGGTTTCCAAGAAATATGATCACTATTTCAATCCACCGCAGGATTATCTGGAGCTGTGGAAACTCGAAGTTCTTCCGGATTACCAGGGGCAAGGTTACGGAAAGGCTCTGGTTGATTTCGCGAAAAACTTTAAAATGCCTATTAAAACCAACCCAAGAGTTAAATCAGCCACGTTCTGGGAGAAAATGGGCTTTTCTCATGCCAATTACGATATGGAAAGAGACTTAGGAGAGAACCCGCTGATCTGGCTTCCAAGCGGTGTGGAAGAACGAGAAGTATAA
- a CDS encoding RsfA family transcriptional regulator translates to MDAPRQDAWKDEEDKLLAHTVLQYIREGHTQLEAFQEVARRLNRTPAACGFRWNATVRKRYQNEIKEAKQQRTTQKAVLGAAAPAPANSSISLDDAILFLKEMKQQTSQHDQEQLQARLYQLNEENVRLKNQIKQWEEAWTEIDKLTNWVKDRYQSSS, encoded by the coding sequence ATGGATGCTCCAAGGCAAGATGCTTGGAAAGACGAGGAAGATAAACTCTTAGCGCATACAGTGCTTCAATACATCCGGGAGGGTCATACGCAATTAGAAGCATTCCAGGAAGTTGCCCGCCGGCTCAACCGTACACCGGCTGCCTGCGGCTTTAGATGGAATGCAACTGTACGCAAGCGCTACCAGAATGAAATTAAGGAAGCGAAGCAGCAGAGAACGACACAAAAGGCCGTGTTAGGAGCTGCTGCCCCCGCACCTGCGAACTCATCCATTTCTCTTGATGATGCAATCCTATTTTTAAAAGAAATGAAGCAGCAGACTTCCCAGCATGATCAGGAACAGCTGCAAGCGAGATTATATCAGTTGAATGAAGAGAATGTACGCCTGAAGAATCAAATCAAGCAGTGGGAAGAAGCTTGGACAGAGATAGATAAGCTCACCAATTGGGTAAAAGACAGGTACCAAAGTTCTTCCTAA
- a CDS encoding enoyl-CoA hydratase/isomerase family protein, producing MGQILVDIKRDGLASITLNRPDKLNAVSKGMTRELSAALRSLEKRNDLKCLVITGSGSRAFCAGGDLNELHGGLSEKEAYQVLKPMGDVLYQLAVFPLPTIALLNGQARGGGCELATACDFRYGVRGSAYGFVQGKLGITPGWGGGELLYQRIRPEHAAHWLIDSQMYSAEKAHHIGWLNKIGTREELEKAAAPFLEKTYDQLHWFKKQYLQKLSVKKLEARIEEEVTNCAKLWESKEHIEAVRNFMNSRKKS from the coding sequence ATGGGACAAATTTTAGTAGATATCAAAAGGGATGGGTTAGCTTCCATTACGTTAAACCGGCCGGATAAATTGAATGCGGTTTCAAAGGGGATGACGAGGGAATTATCCGCTGCTTTACGATCGCTAGAAAAAAGAAATGATCTTAAATGCCTTGTTATAACCGGCAGCGGCAGCCGGGCTTTTTGCGCAGGAGGAGACTTAAATGAACTTCACGGCGGCTTAAGTGAAAAAGAGGCTTATCAAGTGCTGAAGCCGATGGGAGACGTTTTATACCAGCTGGCCGTCTTCCCGCTTCCGACGATTGCCTTATTAAATGGACAGGCAAGAGGAGGAGGGTGTGAACTCGCTACAGCCTGCGACTTCCGCTATGGTGTAAGGGGCAGTGCCTATGGATTTGTACAAGGGAAACTCGGCATCACTCCCGGATGGGGCGGTGGCGAGCTGCTGTATCAAAGAATCAGGCCGGAGCATGCGGCGCATTGGTTAATAGACTCACAAATGTATAGTGCCGAAAAGGCTCATCATATAGGCTGGCTGAATAAAATCGGAACCCGTGAAGAATTGGAGAAAGCGGCGGCTCCATTTTTAGAAAAAACTTATGATCAGCTCCACTGGTTCAAAAAACAATACTTACAAAAACTATCTGTGAAAAAACTCGAAGCACGAATAGAAGAGGAAGTAACCAATTGTGCAAAGCTATGGGAGTCCAAAGAGCATATAGAGGCTGTAAGAAATTTTATGAATTCAAGAAAAAAATCTTAA